Below is a genomic region from Candidatus Campbellbacteria bacterium.
ATATGGACTATTTCTTTTCTACCATCTTTTCGTGCCACTTTTATGTTAAGCCTTCTCGCCTGATAACCGCCTATCAAATCAGCGGAATGAGTCTCGCGATATGTGTCCTGCCCTGCCATCCACGACTCAAGGTCAATCTGTCGTTGATCAGGAGCCCCCATATCTCCAGTACATATCGCAACAACGCGATAAGGAATATCAAGCATCTGCATAAGATGTTCCTGAATAGCAACCAAAAAGTCTTGCTCTTGAACGGAATTTTCTGGAAGCGTAAAACTTTCAAACTCAAGCTTGTCAAACTGGTGCTGTCGCAATATCCCCCTTGTGTCTTTTCCATAAGACCCTGCCTCGCGGCGAAAAGCAGTTGAGTAGCCGATATATCTTTTAGGCAATTCACTTTCATCAAATGTTTCTTCGGAGTGCATGGCGCCCAAAGGATGTTCTGCAGACCCTGCCATAAATAGATTGTCTTTTTCTGTGAAAAACTTGTCTTCTTTCGGATCAAGGCGCGCCATACCGTAAAGCATCTCGGGTTTTACCATTGTCGGTGGGAGTATTGGTATAAATGGTTTGCTGGAAACGGAAAGCCCAACTTTGTCTATTATTTTTTTGAGTTCCTTCTCATCACAGACAACACGAAGGGTCATTGATATTATCGCAAACTGAAGTTTTACTATATCACCCTTCAAAAAATTAAAGCGAGAAGAGGTGACTTTGGCACCCCTTGCGGTGTCAATAATTCCAAGTTTCTCTCCAATCTCCCAATGTGGTTTTGGTTTGAAAGAGAAATCTGGTTTTTTGCCCCACTCTCTCAAGACCACATTTTCACTTTCATCTTTTCCTTTTGGCGTGTCAGCAGTCGGCAGATTCGGAATCTTACACATAAGTTCCGTAAACTCCTTTATTATAATCTTGAGCGCTGCTTCTTCATTTGCTATCTTTTGTTTAAGTTCCTTCCCTTCCTCAACATTACGACTTTCAGCAGCGATATTCCTTTTCTTGCGAAGCTCATCTATCTTTGAAAGTTTTTCTTTCCTCTGACCATACAATTCAATAACACGATCAAGATTAACAGGAGGGGTGTTTCTGTCTTTCATCATTTGTTCCACCATCCCCTTGTTTTCTTTTATAAAATTTATATCAAGCATATATAAAGTATAATATAATAAAATTACTTACCATGACATATCCCATAAAAACACTAAAAGGAGAAGACATCCCAGAATATTTGAGAGAAATACCAACAGCGCCAAAGGCACTCTTCCTCAAGGGCGAGTTGCCCACGGATTCCATTTGTCTTACCGTTGTTGGACCACGAGAATATACAGAATATGGAAGAAAAGTCTGCGAGACCTTGATCTATTCCCTATCTTCATACCCAATTGTCATCGTATCTGGTCTTGCGCTTGGGATTGACACAAAAGCACACGAGGCGGCAATCAGCGCAGGATTAAAAACAATCGCCATCGTTGGCTCAGGAATTGACCATGAGAGTATTTACCCAAGAACAAATGTTCCACTTGCAGAAAAAATCCTTAAGTCCGGTGGTGCTGTTATGTCTGAATACAAAGAAGGGACAAAGGTTGCACGATACCATTTTCCAAATAGAAACCGACTGCTCGCCGGTATTTCACAGGCAACCCTTGTGATAGAAGCAGAAGAGAAAAGTGGAACGCTTATAACAGCCCGCCTCGCAGTCGATTACAACCGCGATGTCCTCACCGTCCAACAATCCATTTTCTCACCAACCTCAAAAGGCGTTCAGTGGCTCCTTAAAAACGGAGCGACCCCCGTTTCATCGGGTGAGGACATCGCGGAGATACTTGGTATTGAAAAAAAGAAACAGATTGACACAGACCTCACAGATGATGAGAAAATCGTCATCAATTTATTAAACAAGCCAAAGACAAGAGATGATATATGCGAAGAAAGTAAAATGTCCGCAGAAAGAGTCAGTAGAGCGCTTGGCTCTCTTGAAATAAAAGGATGTGTGGAAGAAAAACTCGGAATGGTACACTCACTTATTTAATACTTCTCAAAAAATATACAAAGTCCACGCCAAATTTCCATAAACTTTTCCGCTTCCACCTCAACACCTTTCTCATTTAGCTCTGGGTCATAATAAAAAATTTTCTCACACTTGCCATCGCGCTCCACAAAACCAGTCACGACAACGATGTGAGATCCCCTGCCTTCGTTCATTATAGAAACCAAAATTGGCTTTTCTTGTTTTATTGAATCCATTATTTTTTCAATACCAAAAACGCGCAGTTTTTTCTCTTCGTCAGGCAAATCTTTGTGTGAAAGAAACTCCTGAAGATAACACGCCAACCCGTTATTTCGCGAAAGAATAGCAAGAGATGTATGCTTCCACCCAACCCCCACAAGCCCGTTTATTTTCAGACCCTCCTTCAGCAATTCATCTGGTGATGGAGAATTTTTATCAAAATACCGAAGTACCATCGCGAGAGAAACAACGCCACACGCTTTCTTTTTGTATTCTTCCTCAGATATATCTTTGTATTGAGAAAAAAACGGAAATGATTTTAATTTATACTCACTCATCGGACTGACCAATTAGGTTTATTATTTATTGAAGATTCAATTCTCTTCATTATCTCCCCCACTTCAGAATCTGTAAGCGTTCTTTCTTTTGATTGAAACACCAAACGAAACGCGAAAGACACCTTCCCATCTTTTTCAAACTTATCAAACAATGTCTTCCTCACCAAAAATTCACCCGACTCTTTTTCAATCAAGCTTCCCACACTTTCTGCAGACACATCAGCAGGAACAAAAAGGGATATATCTCGTAGGACAGGTGGAAAACTTGAAAACTTTTCATAGTTTATTTTTTTATCCTCAAAAGTAGGAAGTTCTATATCTGGCGCATCTTTTATGATGGTCTCAAAATCCACCTCAAAAACACCAGAGTCAGAAAGCGAGTCGTTCAATTTTATATTTTTAGCCGCCAATTTTTCACACACCAGATCAAAGTCGCTTTTTTCTTCCTTGCCTGCTGTTCCCTTTTTGTTTGACATTCCGATTCCAAGTACCAGTCGCTCTCCATTTTTATCAAAGACCTTACCTATTTCAAAAATTCTTATAGAACTAAGTCCCAACAAGTCCGCATTATTAGAATTTTTTATAAGAGAATTTTTAAGTTCATTTGCGAGACTCTTTCTCAACCTCTCTTTATCAGCAGAGTGTGGTTTTATCACCTTTATATCACCCTCCTTGCCAAACACAGATGTTTCAATCTGTGAGAAACCCATCTCCGTTAACTCATTGATTATAAGTTTTTTATATGCAAACTCCTTGTTTGCTTTCTGCTGTCGCTCCTTCTTTGGCTCACTCTTTTTTATACCGTCATAACCCACAATCCTACCAACCTCCTCAATCAAATCCTCTTTTGAAAATATATCCGTTCTTTCAATGGGGACAGAAACGACAATCCTTGGGTCTTCATTTTGTAAAATCCTTGAGTATCTAAGACCATTTTGGAACTTTTTACTTTCTGATATGCTCTCCTCCACCACCTTTGATTCAGGTTCGCCTGAAGCATGTATAACCTTTCCGCCACCGACATAAATCCCACAGTGAGTTATCGGCTCTTTAACACTTCGCTTAGTAAAAGGAGTTGGAAACAATGGCTCATCAACACCATTTGTGTATTTGTATTTATCTGAATATGCCTGCGGATAGGAAAAGACAACATCACCCTCTTTTACTTCCCCGCTCTGTATCTCATCACCATACAAAAACTGATTTACACTTATCCTTGGAATTGCAACCCCTGACCACACATAACAGTATGAAGTAAAAGACGAACAATCAAACTTTTTTGGTGCATCGCGGATTATACTTGAGCCAAATTCATATGGAACGCCAACATACTTTTTAGCAGTTGTGACAATCTTGTCGCGAACATCAGACACCACTTCAAACTTAAACAAAAGACGCTCAAAAACATCAAGACAATCCTTTTCAGACAAAGCAGTCCCCAGATGATCGTTTATCTCTTTCACAGACACACCAACAACCCTCTGATTTTCTTTTTTAGGAAAAACATCTTTACGCGCCACAACCCTACCCCCAGACACCTCTTCCAAAAGTTTTGTCGCACCGCGTGAAACATTTCCAAGCACCAAAGACGAAAGTGATTTTGAAAACCTGTCAGACGCCTCTGTTTTTATTGAGTGCGCTCGCGTACTATCCCTTACAAGGTTCGGCAAAAAACTTGCAACCTCAACAACAATTCTTTTAGTGTTCTCATCCACCTCCGCCTTTGCACCACCACGCACCCCCGCCAACGCAAGAGGAGAATTATCCGATCCATCTCTTATGACAATATCCTCACCTCGCATTGAAACACTCTCTCCGCCCAACAAGTCAATCTCTTCCCCCTGCTTCGCCTTTGTTATTGCTATGCTATTTTTACCACCGCCCAACTTGTCCGCATCATATATATGTATCGGATAGCCAAACTCAAACATAATGTAATTTGAAACATCAATCACGCCATTTATCGCCTTTTGACCCATCTTTTCAAGCCGTTTTACAAGCCAATCAGGCGATTTTCCGACAGAAACGCCCTCCATTACGATAGCGACAAAACGCCTACAGCCAGAATCCTCGCTTATCTTTATCTCCATATCACCCAACCCCTCAACCTCCGCCAACTCTTCATAGTGATTGCGTTTTAGTGGAAGTGAAAAATACGCACCAACCTCTTTTGCAAAACTCATATAAGAAAGACTATCCCCAGCCCTGTTCGGCAGAACATCAACAACCAAAACAGTGTCGCCATCATCACATTTTTCAATTTCTTCAACTTCAACAAAATGTTTCTCTATCGCCTGTGCGATTTTATCAACAGAAGGAAGATCCTTTTCAAAAAAACTTTGTAACCACTCTATACTAAGACGCATAATATTAAAATTGATTTATAAACCTTAAATCGCCTTTATAAAACAGACGAATATCATCTATCCCATACCGAAGCATAGCCAACCTATCCACACCAAAACCAAAAGCAAAACCCCTATATTTCCGA
It encodes:
- the dprA gene encoding DNA-processing protein DprA, producing MTYPIKTLKGEDIPEYLREIPTAPKALFLKGELPTDSICLTVVGPREYTEYGRKVCETLIYSLSSYPIVIVSGLALGIDTKAHEAAISAGLKTIAIVGSGIDHESIYPRTNVPLAEKILKSGGAVMSEYKEGTKVARYHFPNRNRLLAGISQATLVIEAEEKSGTLITARLAVDYNRDVLTVQQSIFSPTSKGVQWLLKNGATPVSSGEDIAEILGIEKKKQIDTDLTDDEKIVINLLNKPKTRDDICEESKMSAERVSRALGSLEIKGCVEEKLGMVHSLI
- a CDS encoding phenylalanine--tRNA ligase beta subunit-related protein, encoding MRLSIEWLQSFFEKDLPSVDKIAQAIEKHFVEVEEIEKCDDGDTVLVVDVLPNRAGDSLSYMSFAKEVGAYFSLPLKRNHYEELAEVEGLGDMEIKISEDSGCRRFVAIVMEGVSVGKSPDWLVKRLEKMGQKAINGVIDVSNYIMFEFGYPIHIYDADKLGGGKNSIAITKAKQGEEIDLLGGESVSMRGEDIVIRDGSDNSPLALAGVRGGAKAEVDENTKRIVVEVASFLPNLVRDSTRAHSIKTEASDRFSKSLSSLVLGNVSRGATKLLEEVSGGRVVARKDVFPKKENQRVVGVSVKEINDHLGTALSEKDCLDVFERLLFKFEVVSDVRDKIVTTAKKYVGVPYEFGSSIIRDAPKKFDCSSFTSYCYVWSGVAIPRISVNQFLYGDEIQSGEVKEGDVVFSYPQAYSDKYKYTNGVDEPLFPTPFTKRSVKEPITHCGIYVGGGKVIHASGEPESKVVEESISESKKFQNGLRYSRILQNEDPRIVVSVPIERTDIFSKEDLIEEVGRIVGYDGIKKSEPKKERQQKANKEFAYKKLIINELTEMGFSQIETSVFGKEGDIKVIKPHSADKERLRKSLANELKNSLIKNSNNADLLGLSSIRIFEIGKVFDKNGERLVLGIGMSNKKGTAGKEEKSDFDLVCEKLAAKNIKLNDSLSDSGVFEVDFETIIKDAPDIELPTFEDKKINYEKFSSFPPVLRDISLFVPADVSAESVGSLIEKESGEFLVRKTLFDKFEKDGKVSFAFRLVFQSKERTLTDSEVGEIMKRIESSINNKPNWSVR
- the serS gene encoding serine--tRNA ligase, producing the protein MLDINFIKENKGMVEQMMKDRNTPPVNLDRVIELYGQRKEKLSKIDELRKKRNIAAESRNVEEGKELKQKIANEEAALKIIIKEFTELMCKIPNLPTADTPKGKDESENVVLREWGKKPDFSFKPKPHWEIGEKLGIIDTARGAKVTSSRFNFLKGDIVKLQFAIISMTLRVVCDEKELKKIIDKVGLSVSSKPFIPILPPTMVKPEMLYGMARLDPKEDKFFTEKDNLFMAGSAEHPLGAMHSEETFDESELPKRYIGYSTAFRREAGSYGKDTRGILRQHQFDKLEFESFTLPENSVQEQDFLVAIQEHLMQMLDIPYRVVAICTGDMGAPDQRQIDLESWMAGQDTYRETHSADLIGGYQARRLNIKVARKDGRKEIVHMNDATVFAMGRILIAIIENMQNEDGTINIPQALRNYVGTDKIRRV
- a CDS encoding C39 family peptidase, whose translation is MSEYKLKSFPFFSQYKDISEEEYKKKACGVVSLAMVLRYFDKNSPSPDELLKEGLKINGLVGVGWKHTSLAILSRNNGLACYLQEFLSHKDLPDEEKKLRVFGIEKIMDSIKQEKPILVSIMNEGRGSHIVVVTGFVERDGKCEKIFYYDPELNEKGVEVEAEKFMEIWRGLCIFFEKY